A part of Kryptolebias marmoratus isolate JLee-2015 linkage group LG8, ASM164957v2, whole genome shotgun sequence genomic DNA contains:
- the LOC108249437 gene encoding zinc finger protein PLAG1, protein MFHQQDHLKAQLQDNLTASRQLFQCQDCGKQYNTQLGYRRHLVTTHSSAGGLACPEEPPSLLETLSDHDRPPSSEGSTSVPVRERKYSCERCDRRFYTRKDVRRHAVVHTGRRDFLCPRCAQRFGRRDHLTRHLKKSHAQESGMMSPGPPSTPAATLTPTAHCPVKEEPSLLTSDLTSVTKEPMEPFVRDLGPSYTNPVPGMGHSQGLMQGLLPSPMGVGHHVSTQSSHPQPLQPLQPPAAPQQQSYGSTSYSRSDVENFLLDLQSAPPPPQLCAVNTSTSASPQREVLGEGDSHLLCRSPALSTTEMSCPTNMELGPLLSFLPFSLPPYSPHMGVGGLVMSYPPAASTTSPPSSSAGLPSQTPGPFSFFQPPQAHVSQGPGVHSQLPQAYTSAMSTSSPLPHYYQAFQQ, encoded by the coding sequence ATGTTCCACCAGCAGGACCATCTAAAAGCTCAGCTACAGGACAACCTAACAGCCAGCAGGCAGCTTTTCCAGTGCCAGGACTGTGGGAAGCAGTACAACACTCAGTTGGGTTACAGACGCCACCTTGTGACCACCCACAGCTCCGCAGGGGGTCTGGCCTGCCCAGAAGAGCCCCCCTCCCTGTTGGAGACGCTGAGCGACCACGACAGGCCTCCTTCATCAGAAGGCAGCACCAGTGTGCCTGTCAGAGAGAGGAAGTACTCTTGCGAGCGATGTGACCGGCGTTTTTACACTCGGAAGGATGTACGACGTCATGCCGTGGTGCACACCGGGCGTCGGGACTTCTTGTGCCCCCGCTGCGCTCAGCGTTTTGGACGCAGAGACCACCTGACTCGCCACCTGAAGAAGAGCCACGCTCAGGAGTCAGGGATGATGTCACCGGGCCCCCCCAGCACTCCTGCAGCTACTCTGACCCCCACCGCTCACTGTCCGGTGAAGGAGGAGCCCAGcctgttgacctctgacctcaccTCTGTCACCAAGGAACCCATGGAGCCTTTTGTCAGGGACCTGGGTCCCTCTTACACTAATCCAGTTCCAGGTATGGGTCACTCTCAGGGGCTCATGCAAGGCTTGTTGCCTTCACCCATGGGGGTGGGTCACCATGTGTCTACCCAGTCCTCCCACCCCCAGCCCTTGCAGCCCTTGCAGCCCCCAGCAGCCCCCCAGCAGCAGTCCTACGGCTCTACCTCATACTCTCGCTCTGACGTGGAGAACTTCTTGCTGGACCTGCAGAGTGCACCCCCCCCACCTCAGCTGTGTGCTGTGAACACATCTACCTCTGCCTCCCCTCAGAGGGAGGTGTTGGGTGAGGGCGACTCCCACCTGCTGTGCCGGAGCCCCGCCCTCTCCACCACGGAGATGTCGTGCCCCACTAACATGGAGCTGGGACCCCTGCTCAGCTTCCTGCCCTTCAGCTTGCCCCCATACAGCCCTCacatgggggtgggggggttggtGATGAGCTATCCACCTGCTGCCTCCAccacctcccctccctcctcctccgccgGGCTCCCCTCCCAGACCCCAGGGCCCTTCTCGTTCTTCCAGCCCCCTCAGGCTCATGTGTCCCAGGGTCCTGGAGTACACAGCCAGCTACCTCAGGCGTACACTTCTGCTATGAGCACTTCCAGCCCCCTACCTCACTATTACCAGGCCTTTCAGCAGTGA